AAAAGGTTGAGACTTGAAAATCTTGGCATCGAAGATATGATTTTAAACATAAAAACACTGGACCAATTAATGGGAAATCATGCATTTATTCGTGCTGGACAGTGGGATTATGAACGTGTGACCTATGACTATAAAATAGGTTCAACAGAAAAGAACATTACATATTATATTCGTGTTCAAGGGTATGCAGTTGAAGGTGATGTCGATCGAAAGACAGCAATCATTCAACTCAAGACTCCATTACTCGGGAAACATTATTATCCCCATGGTGTTGAATACGGGGAAGAAGAGAACTTCCCAGACAATCTGGTGGAACGAGCCAATAAAATATTGCAAGAGCTCAAAGCTGAATTGGCAGACTACCAGGCTGAATAAACTATTATAAAACCAGCGCATCTTGTTTAAGTGCGCCGGTTTTATTTTTGGAGAAAATCTCATTTGATAATGTTGCAAATAATTAAGAAAAACATCTGTTCAAATAGCCTATTTAATGCTATATTTCTATGTAGATACATAGTGAAAGGAGACTCACGTCAACTTGTTCCGTTTTCTCACAAAACGCCAATGGACCATCATATTACTTTTAGTTGTTACCGTTTTGACGCTTTACTTCATCCTGCCCATCTCCGTCCCGCTCGTTCTTGCCTTTATAACTGCTCTTATTCTAAACCCGGTTATAAGAATGCTTCAAAAGGCTTTAAAAGCCAGTCGGAAAATGGCTGTTCTGATTGTGTTCCTTCTTTTTGTTCTTGTTC
This sequence is a window from Lentibacillus sp. JNUCC-1. Protein-coding genes within it:
- a CDS encoding YugN family protein, with product MRLENLGIEDMILNIKTLDQLMGNHAFIRAGQWDYERVTYDYKIGSTEKNITYYIRVQGYAVEGDVDRKTAIIQLKTPLLGKHYYPHGVEYGEEENFPDNLVERANKILQELKAELADYQAE